The following proteins come from a genomic window of Methanosarcina sp. MTP4:
- the csm5 gene encoding type III-A CRISPR-associated RAMP protein Csm5, which yields MKCSMKLLSPLHVGNGNELKMVDFHLNKRKGIIKFINFEKFIEHCIKENIDLKEEMQNRRYYTGRDFSITRFMNVNNIDPNAFTSYAVDAKIETRSRESEFAIKEFVKCGGPYLPGSSIKGAIRTALLWKSLTERPDGVEIVQNGLKPWLKKHRISGRDLKSLDDNISKIVFGKDTHSDILRVMRPSDTIIAGKNHLEVSEIKIVGNSQEIPVYVENLKAGSELFFDLVFDEYLLNQNKGKPDFKNHPCAKYMNVQAICKACNEFSKNVLEKHLEYMWENYNCDSTIDEFDMLWNEVLKCEENEAILHIGWGGGWYSTTIGLILDSFPNFTSSLEKSSNHRKHTENSIREHLQLGRKPGTNKYSSNFPKTRRLTIEGKPLGWVKLSFKHLDSSFEQVN from the coding sequence ATGAAATGCAGTATGAAACTTTTATCTCCCCTGCATGTTGGGAATGGTAACGAACTGAAAATGGTCGATTTTCACCTGAATAAGAGAAAAGGGATAATCAAATTCATAAATTTTGAAAAATTCATTGAACACTGCATCAAGGAAAATATAGACCTCAAAGAGGAGATGCAAAATCGTAGATATTACACAGGCAGGGATTTTTCCATAACCAGATTTATGAATGTAAACAATATCGATCCCAATGCTTTTACATCCTATGCCGTTGATGCAAAAATTGAAACGCGAAGTCGAGAATCCGAGTTTGCTATCAAGGAGTTCGTAAAATGCGGAGGACCGTATTTACCGGGTTCATCCATAAAAGGAGCAATCAGGACAGCATTATTGTGGAAGAGCCTGACAGAAAGGCCTGACGGAGTTGAGATTGTCCAGAATGGCCTGAAGCCCTGGTTAAAGAAGCATAGAATTTCCGGCAGGGACTTAAAATCTCTTGATGACAATATTTCAAAAATCGTGTTTGGAAAGGATACACATTCGGATATACTTCGCGTAATGAGACCCTCAGATACAATTATTGCAGGAAAAAATCATTTAGAGGTTTCAGAAATCAAAATAGTTGGGAACTCACAGGAAATCCCCGTGTATGTTGAGAACTTGAAAGCTGGCTCTGAACTATTTTTCGATCTTGTTTTTGATGAATATTTGCTTAACCAGAATAAAGGGAAACCAGACTTCAAAAACCATCCCTGTGCAAAATACATGAATGTCCAGGCAATTTGCAAAGCTTGCAATGAATTTTCAAAGAATGTTCTCGAAAAACATCTGGAATATATGTGGGAAAATTACAATTGTGACAGTACAATTGATGAGTTTGATATGTTATGGAATGAAGTTTTAAAATGTGAAGAAAATGAAGCAATTTTGCATATCGGCTGGGGTGGAGGCTGGTACAGTACAACCATAGGTTTGATCTTAGATTCTTTTCCTAATTTTACAAGTTCGTTAGAAAAAAGTTCAAATCATCGAAAACACACTGAAAATTCTATAAGAGAACATTTACAACTTGGCAGAAAACCAGGAACAAATAAATATTCATCCAACTTTCCAAAAACAAGGAGATTAACAATTGAAGGCAAACCTCTAGGATGGGTGAAATTATCATTTAAACATTTAGACTCCTCATTTGAACAGGTGAATTGA
- a CDS encoding TIR domain-containing protein, protein MTGSHHPEFKYLNLPKVFICYSHEDEIWKNRLLANLKILINRHILDCWHDDNIHGGECISEKIFEAIDNSSIAILLLSQYFLGSDFIQDKEIPRILKRHELGYIHIYPIIVRHCNWNQFDWLSNNNIMPNYATPLSDGNDNSIDREFVKIIDDIEEVCKNLKKNLKFEDKCKDVDNGGNLRCSSNSKFIQKGPMDPKETAVLIAKIGITDLGENGNQLNIPDKKPNDDKTVQKRKEYYKKKEKIIQTSEHHCDSKLHNFSEIPKVVENSIFEYFKSLLESNNFYDFNLLLLDPLIEYVKKNYNIKEIVIFYIEESAQQTHGKFIAHIIKKILCLKKYSFNEFEIKVEPIPNFDEEKTINRYRNEIEKIPHDIDNILFSLVGGASRQNTPGVLQSIDFFPAKTKLILKQNQENKIFVYDIYERALESTIKSTCLEGYLKCTQNNEILRCILLSKIKIIEKLITDDTRNSSKSEDKFTKSLLLNDLGKLLLEMKLTYEAKENFEEALQVLRQLTTDYPENPEYASPEYRYFNAKILFNLGETFLDENKFVVAKSNFEGSLEISKELLNIYPHKFNFQSLLLETIIKLVEIHLEIGEESSNNEECLTHALKLCDEYKKFGGANNFEDNWKIIIEYKLKALLSLSLVRAKKSEKEDVLEIYENCIASIEKLKNNTSDEKIIKLCNSIYHYLQGKKILSEAMGCNPPNFSYVEKSIESFKIAMDTSKGNEQSVLANEIFEKSNACFQIYSLFLEFRNTQRTGYEVSFNKHATIEKDNLMFSIIDRFPNELGIKETKGYLEDVVRLWSEKDPSKRKEKLAIINTSIEEIRQIKFRKIVRVLFDEAKEILMMIPTTEKNVLSISTEATEKKESYVSNYSHINSKEIKQDNMPHNMEVCRIGAVQIDFDLTESFPPEITEKQKTKTKILQTLDIAQREKVNIVCLPELCMCEECLSEIENRYSDMIVIAGSYYDKEGHNVCRVVMDSDRNILPAQFKITPSVFEDSSICGSGMVPGEKTNIYDETPFGKFAVLICRDFGNYYDSLRNKTDILFVPSYNSASDRFHQLAHSHVSDSLAYVVIANASNKGGTSIFGRMAHKHFPKLVKMGYKEENDQSFKLCELKKNEEGIIIADFNLRYKSIPTILTMDPSEEHHPVKYIKVFNLEGKPLIMGKNTL, encoded by the coding sequence ATGACTGGAAGTCATCATCCAGAATTTAAGTATTTGAATCTTCCCAAAGTTTTTATTTGTTATAGTCATGAAGATGAAATATGGAAAAATAGGCTTCTTGCCAACCTCAAAATATTAATTAATAGGCATATACTTGATTGCTGGCATGATGATAACATTCATGGGGGAGAATGTATTTCTGAGAAGATTTTTGAGGCCATTGACAATTCAAGCATAGCTATTCTTCTGCTTTCCCAATACTTTCTTGGCTCTGATTTTATCCAAGATAAAGAAATTCCTAGAATTTTGAAAAGACATGAATTGGGATACATTCACATTTATCCTATTATAGTAAGGCACTGTAATTGGAACCAATTCGACTGGCTTTCAAATAATAATATCATGCCTAACTACGCTACTCCACTTTCCGATGGTAATGATAATTCAATTGATCGTGAATTTGTGAAAATTATAGATGATATTGAGGAAGTTTGTAAAAATCTAAAAAAAAATCTTAAATTTGAAGACAAATGTAAAGATGTTGATAATGGAGGCAATCTTAGATGTAGTTCAAATTCCAAATTTATTCAAAAAGGTCCTATGGATCCTAAGGAAACAGCAGTTTTAATTGCAAAAATTGGAATCACAGACTTAGGTGAAAATGGTAATCAGTTAAATATTCCGGATAAAAAGCCTAATGATGACAAAACAGTTCAAAAAAGAAAGGAGTATTATAAAAAAAAAGAGAAAATCATTCAAACATCTGAACATCACTGTGACTCTAAGCTCCATAATTTTTCTGAAATCCCCAAAGTTGTGGAAAATTCTATATTTGAATATTTTAAAAGTCTATTAGAATCTAATAATTTTTACGATTTTAACCTTTTACTATTGGATCCACTTATAGAATATGTCAAAAAAAATTATAACATTAAAGAAATCGTTATTTTTTACATTGAAGAATCAGCTCAACAGACACATGGTAAATTTATCGCTCACATAATTAAAAAAATACTATGTTTAAAAAAATATAGTTTTAATGAATTTGAAATAAAAGTAGAACCTATTCCTAATTTTGATGAAGAAAAAACAATTAATCGATATAGGAATGAAATCGAAAAAATACCCCATGATATCGATAACATTCTTTTTTCACTTGTTGGGGGAGCATCTAGGCAGAATACTCCGGGTGTTCTCCAATCAATAGATTTTTTCCCAGCAAAAACAAAACTGATATTAAAACAGAACCAGGAAAATAAAATATTTGTGTATGATATATATGAAAGAGCCCTTGAATCTACGATTAAATCGACGTGTTTAGAGGGATACCTAAAATGCACACAAAACAATGAAATCTTACGTTGTATATTATTGTCAAAAATTAAAATCATTGAGAAATTAATCACTGATGATACTAGAAATTCTAGTAAATCTGAAGATAAATTCACCAAAAGCTTACTTCTCAATGATTTAGGAAAACTTCTTTTAGAAATGAAGTTGACCTATGAAGCGAAAGAAAATTTTGAAGAAGCATTACAAGTTTTGCGACAATTAACTACTGATTATCCAGAAAATCCTGAATATGCATCTCCTGAATACAGATATTTCAATGCAAAAATTCTTTTCAATCTCGGGGAAACTTTTTTGGATGAAAATAAATTTGTAGTCGCAAAGTCAAATTTTGAGGGATCTTTGGAGATTTCAAAAGAATTATTGAATATTTACCCCCATAAATTTAACTTTCAGTCACTTCTCTTAGAAACTATCATCAAACTCGTTGAAATTCATCTCGAAATCGGTGAAGAATCTTCTAACAATGAGGAATGTCTAACCCATGCACTAAAATTATGTGACGAATATAAAAAGTTTGGCGGTGCAAACAACTTTGAAGATAATTGGAAAATCATTATTGAATATAAACTAAAAGCACTTTTGAGTTTATCTTTGGTAAGAGCAAAAAAATCTGAAAAAGAAGATGTTCTTGAAATATATGAAAACTGCATAGCTTCAATAGAAAAGCTAAAAAATAATACAAGTGACGAGAAGATAATTAAGCTTTGTAATTCAATATATCATTATTTACAAGGCAAAAAAATATTATCAGAAGCAATGGGTTGCAATCCGCCAAATTTCAGTTATGTCGAGAAATCCATCGAAAGTTTCAAAATTGCTATGGATACATCCAAAGGCAATGAGCAGAGCGTGTTGGCCAATGAAATTTTCGAAAAATCTAACGCATGTTTCCAAATATATTCTCTTTTTCTTGAGTTCAGAAATACACAGAGAACTGGATACGAAGTTTCTTTTAACAAACATGCAACTATTGAAAAAGATAACTTGATGTTTTCTATTATAGACAGATTTCCAAACGAATTAGGAATTAAGGAAACAAAAGGTTATCTTGAAGATGTTGTGAGACTTTGGTCTGAAAAAGACCCTTCAAAGAGAAAAGAAAAATTGGCTATCATCAATACTTCAATAGAAGAGATTAGACAAATAAAGTTTAGAAAAATTGTAAGGGTTTTATTCGATGAAGCTAAAGAAATTTTAATGATGATTCCAACAACTGAAAAAAATGTATTGAGTATCTCTACAGAAGCTACTGAAAAAAAGGAATCATATGTTTCCAATTATTCTCACATTAATTCAAAAGAAATAAAACAGGACAATATGCCACACAATATGGAAGTTTGTAGAATTGGTGCAGTTCAAATTGATTTTGATCTTACAGAAAGCTTCCCTCCAGAAATAACCGAGAAGCAAAAAACAAAGACAAAGATCTTACAAACCCTTGATATAGCACAACGAGAAAAAGTTAATATTGTATGTCTTCCAGAACTCTGCATGTGTGAAGAGTGTTTATCCGAAATAGAGAATCGATATTCTGATATGATTGTGATAGCTGGAAGTTATTACGATAAAGAAGGTCACAATGTCTGCAGGGTTGTTATGGATTCTGACCGGAACATTCTACCTGCTCAATTTAAAATAACACCCTCAGTTTTTGAGGACTCCAGCATATGCGGATCGGGAATGGTACCGGGTGAAAAAACTAACATTTACGATGAAACACCGTTTGGTAAATTTGCCGTGTTGATTTGCAGGGATTTTGGCAATTACTATGACAGTCTAAGAAATAAAACCGATATATTATTTGTTCCCTCATATAATTCTGCCAGTGACAGGTTCCACCAGCTTGCTCACTCACATGTAAGCGACAGTTTAGCATATGTAGTGATTGCAAATGCATCAAATAAAGGTGGCACCTCTATCTTTGGACGAATGGCTCACAAGCATTTCCCTAAGCTCGTAAAAATGGGATACAAAGAGGAAAATGATCAATCTTTTAAATTGTGTGAATTAAAGAAAAATGAAGAAGGGATAATCATTGCAGATTTCAATCTACGTTACAAATCCATTCCAACGATCTTAACAATGGACCCCTCCGAAGAGCATCATCCAGTCAAATACATAAAAGTATTCAATCTTGAAGGAAAACCCTTGATTATGGGTAAAAATACACTTTGA